A stretch of Rhododendron vialii isolate Sample 1 chromosome 4a, ASM3025357v1 DNA encodes these proteins:
- the LOC131323105 gene encoding uncharacterized protein LOC131323105 isoform X1 has product MDRSMISVDRWTDGSQAYFLTHLHADHTSGLSPTWKRGPLFCSRITAKLFPFKFPGFKLSLLRVLEIGQWHSVSLVSPTTGSATTVDVMAFDAHHCPGAVMYFFRGEFGCMLFTGDFRWEPTSTRAQIGRSMLLNAIGNDKVDILYLDNTYCNPSYSFPSREVAAKQVVDVIASHPKHDIIIGIDSLGKEDLLIHIARVLKIKIWVWPERLQIMHLLGFHDVFTTKTSLTRVRAVPRYSFSIETLEGLNEMRPTIGIMPSGLPWLVKPLEGNTNALGSSPSIFRHGKKLNVKVRSPMYMNKPNGNCRAVERYHEYMYSVPYSDHSCFAEIKEFVKIVQPTNLKGIVSSSSSYVDPLYYFGRLLGEKLQSQCSYRNFDRKGERVEAAHTKSALRIDDSSKAGKKRSRTKGDDVLGVQASSRVRILRRLRRGAKILELD; this is encoded by the exons ATGGACAGAAGCATGATATCGGTAGACCGGTGGACCGACGGCAGCCAGGCCTACTTCCTCACCCACCTCCACGCCGACCACACCAGCGGCCTGTCTCCTACGTGGAAACGCGGCCCTCTCTTCTGCTCTCGAATCACGGCCAAGCTCTTCCCCTTCAAGTTCCCTGGATTCAAGCTCTCTCTGCTTCGAGTTCTCGAGATCGGTCAATGGCACTCCGTCTCTCTGGTATCTCCGACCACCGGATCCGCTACCACCGTCGATGTCATGGCCTTCGACGCTCACCACTGCCCCG GTGCAGTCATGTACTTTTTTCGTGGTGAGTTTGGCTGCATGCTTTTTACTGGGGATTTCCGATGGGAACCAACTAGTACAAGGGCACAGATTGGAAGGAGCATGCTACTAAATGCCATCGGGAATGATAAAGTTGACATTCTTTACCTGGACAATACTTACTGTAATCCGTCATATTCTTTTCCCTCTCGAGAAGTTGCTGCTAAACAG GTGGTTGATGTGATCGCCTCTCATCCTAAACATGACATCATCATCGGTATCGACTCTTTGGGCAAAGAAGATCTTTTAATTCATATTGCACGTGTGCTAAAAATTAAG ATTTGGGTGTGGCCGGAGCGTCTGCAAATTATGCATCTTCTTGGGTTCCATGACGTCTTCACAACCAAAACTTCTCTAACTAGAGTGCGAGCTGTCCCTCGCTACAGTTTTAGCATTGAGACTTTGGAGGGACTAAATGAGATGCGCCCAACTATAGGGATTATGCCATCTGGTCTTCCATGGTTGGTGAAACCCCTTGAAGGGAACACTAATGCGCTTGGTTCATCTCCCTCAATTTTTCGCCATGGAAAAAAACTAAATGTAAAAGTTCGGAGCCCCATGTACATGAATAAGCCTAATGGAAATTGTAGAGCTGTGGAAAGGTATCATGAATACATGTATTCAGTTCCATACTCTGATCATTCATGCTTTGCTGAGATAAAGGAGTTTGTTAAGATAGTCCAGCCAACCAACTTGAAAGGGATTgtatcttcatcatcttcttatGTCGATCCACTTTACTATTTTGGCCGCCTTTTGGGAGAAAAGTTACAATCGCAATGTTCATATCGCAACTTTGACAGGAAAGGTGAGAGAGTTGAAGCTGCCCATACCAAATCCGCTCTCAGAATTGATGATTCTTCTAAAGCAGGAAAGAAACGAAGTAGAACAAAAGGTGATGATGTTTTAGGTGTTCAGGCGAGTAGTAGAGTCAGGATATTGAGACGATTAAGGCGTGGTGCAAAAATATTGGAACTCGACTGA
- the LOC131323105 gene encoding uncharacterized protein LOC131323105 isoform X2, whose translation MDRSMISVDRWTDGSQAYFLTHLHADHTSGLSPTWKRGPLFCSRITAKLFPFKFPGFKLSLLRVLEIGQWHSVSLVSPTTGSATTVDVMAFDAHHCPVMYFFRGEFGCMLFTGDFRWEPTSTRAQIGRSMLLNAIGNDKVDILYLDNTYCNPSYSFPSREVAAKQVVDVIASHPKHDIIIGIDSLGKEDLLIHIARVLKIKIWVWPERLQIMHLLGFHDVFTTKTSLTRVRAVPRYSFSIETLEGLNEMRPTIGIMPSGLPWLVKPLEGNTNALGSSPSIFRHGKKLNVKVRSPMYMNKPNGNCRAVERYHEYMYSVPYSDHSCFAEIKEFVKIVQPTNLKGIVSSSSSYVDPLYYFGRLLGEKLQSQCSYRNFDRKGERVEAAHTKSALRIDDSSKAGKKRSRTKGDDVLGVQASSRVRILRRLRRGAKILELD comes from the exons ATGGACAGAAGCATGATATCGGTAGACCGGTGGACCGACGGCAGCCAGGCCTACTTCCTCACCCACCTCCACGCCGACCACACCAGCGGCCTGTCTCCTACGTGGAAACGCGGCCCTCTCTTCTGCTCTCGAATCACGGCCAAGCTCTTCCCCTTCAAGTTCCCTGGATTCAAGCTCTCTCTGCTTCGAGTTCTCGAGATCGGTCAATGGCACTCCGTCTCTCTGGTATCTCCGACCACCGGATCCGCTACCACCGTCGATGTCATGGCCTTCGACGCTCACCACTGCCCCG TCATGTACTTTTTTCGTGGTGAGTTTGGCTGCATGCTTTTTACTGGGGATTTCCGATGGGAACCAACTAGTACAAGGGCACAGATTGGAAGGAGCATGCTACTAAATGCCATCGGGAATGATAAAGTTGACATTCTTTACCTGGACAATACTTACTGTAATCCGTCATATTCTTTTCCCTCTCGAGAAGTTGCTGCTAAACAG GTGGTTGATGTGATCGCCTCTCATCCTAAACATGACATCATCATCGGTATCGACTCTTTGGGCAAAGAAGATCTTTTAATTCATATTGCACGTGTGCTAAAAATTAAG ATTTGGGTGTGGCCGGAGCGTCTGCAAATTATGCATCTTCTTGGGTTCCATGACGTCTTCACAACCAAAACTTCTCTAACTAGAGTGCGAGCTGTCCCTCGCTACAGTTTTAGCATTGAGACTTTGGAGGGACTAAATGAGATGCGCCCAACTATAGGGATTATGCCATCTGGTCTTCCATGGTTGGTGAAACCCCTTGAAGGGAACACTAATGCGCTTGGTTCATCTCCCTCAATTTTTCGCCATGGAAAAAAACTAAATGTAAAAGTTCGGAGCCCCATGTACATGAATAAGCCTAATGGAAATTGTAGAGCTGTGGAAAGGTATCATGAATACATGTATTCAGTTCCATACTCTGATCATTCATGCTTTGCTGAGATAAAGGAGTTTGTTAAGATAGTCCAGCCAACCAACTTGAAAGGGATTgtatcttcatcatcttcttatGTCGATCCACTTTACTATTTTGGCCGCCTTTTGGGAGAAAAGTTACAATCGCAATGTTCATATCGCAACTTTGACAGGAAAGGTGAGAGAGTTGAAGCTGCCCATACCAAATCCGCTCTCAGAATTGATGATTCTTCTAAAGCAGGAAAGAAACGAAGTAGAACAAAAGGTGATGATGTTTTAGGTGTTCAGGCGAGTAGTAGAGTCAGGATATTGAGACGATTAAGGCGTGGTGCAAAAATATTGGAACTCGACTGA